One stretch of Arachis hypogaea cultivar Tifrunner chromosome 20, arahy.Tifrunner.gnm2.J5K5, whole genome shotgun sequence DNA includes these proteins:
- the LOC112784421 gene encoding mediator of RNA polymerase II transcription subunit 21, with amino-acid sequence MDIISQLQEQVNLIAHLAFNTIGTLQRDAPPNRLSPHYPEPPPHPTEDGSNFSEQPKLMSAGLVKAAKQFDALVAALPISEGGEEAQIKRIADLQAENDAIGQELQKQLEAAEKELNQVQDLFKRASDNCLNLKKPE; translated from the exons ATGGATATAATTTCTCAATTACAAGAACAAGTTAATTTGATTGCACATCTTGCTTTCAATACCATTGGGACCTTGCAAAGGGATGCTCCTCCTAATCGGCTCTCACCACATTATCCTGAACCACCTCCTCATCCTACGGAGGATGGCTCAAACTTTTCTGAACAGCCCAAGCTGATGAGTGCTGGTTTGGTGAAGGCTGCTAAACAG TTTGATGCATTAGTTGCGGCACTTCCAATATCCGAGGGAGGTGAAGAAGCGCAGATTAAAAGGATTGCTGACCTACAG GCTGAGAATGATGCTATAGGCCAAGAACTACAAAAGCAACTCGAAGCTGCAG AGAAGGAATTAAATCAAGTTCAGGATTTGTTTAAACGAGCGTCAGATAACTGTTTGAATTTAAAGAAACCTGAATGA
- the LOC112784420 gene encoding uncharacterized protein: MVKQSTQLKELKTQTQQPQFKELEIEVERQISAIRVVRDVEIERLLMELRLVWSCFSEEQLRKPMLQVFEETLPNLSIVKDEGNGKFDVKWKERGSRMSTTCGGVGRDLHASLFQRLSIAFPSECPSVPQFGGFEYSSNTGRTGFLGDENLHFKDFVFEEPCEAQTLTSQEGLQTPNVSSQRLSVGMTPKTLRLPKPGEMLLSVHGSPLGVYKENNMEAIYESEEG, translated from the exons ATGGTCAAACAATCAACTCAATTGAAGGAACTTAAAACCCAAACGCAGCAACCTCAATTCAAGGAGCTTGAAATCGAAG TGGAGCGTCAAATCAGTGCAATTAGGGTGGTTCGTGATGTTGAGATCGAGCGATTGTTGATGGAACTTCGTTTGGTTTGGTCATGTTTCAGTGAGGAACAGCTCCGGAAGCCAATGCTGCAGGTCTTCGAAGAAACCTTACCGAATCTCTCAATTGTGAAAGATGAAGGGAATGGGAAATTCGATGTGAagtggaaagagagagggagcaGAATGTCCACGACCTGTGGTGGTGTAGGAAGAGATTTGCACGCTTCTCTGTTCCAGAGGCTTTCAATTGCTTTTCCTTCGGAATGTCCTTCGGTTCCTCAGTTTGGTGGTTTTGAATACTCTAGCAATACTG GGAGAacaggatttcttggtgatgaaaaTCTCCATTTTAAGGACTTT GTTTTTGAGGAGCCATGTGAAGCTCAGACTCTCACAAGTCAAGAAGGTCTTCAGACTCCCAAT GTGAGTAGTCAGCGCTTGTCTGTTGGGATGACACCCAAAACCCTTAGGCTGCCGAAACCTGGCGAGATGCTTCTCTCTGTCCATGGATCACCTCTTGGTGTTTACAAGGAAAATAACATGGAAGCTATATATG AGTCAGAAGAAGGTTAA